Below is a window of Leucobacter sp. Psy1 DNA.
GGCCCCATCAACTCTCCGGAGGCCAGCGGCAACGCGTCGCGATCGCGCGTGGACTCGTCCATGAGCCCGAAGTGCTGCTCGTCGACGAACCGACGAGCGCGCTCGATCAGGAGCGCGGGGGAGAGATCATGCGTCTCATCGCGGACCTCACGCACCGGAGAAACACGGCGACTCTGCTCGTCACCCACGATCTGGTGCACCGCGACGCGCTCGACGAACTGGTCACGGTGGTCGATGGCCGGATCGCGGAGCCGGTTCCCGCCTGACCCCGCGCCCCGCCCGAGCGGCGCCGAGATCGCAGTTCGTCGTGTTTCATAGCCGCGGAAGCCCCACGGAGTGCAGTCTCGGCGAGCCGGCGCCCAGGGGGGGGCTCGGCACGGCGCTCGGCCTGCTCACGAGCGCGTTCGCGCAGACGGAGTTCCAGGCCGTCCAGTTCATGCCGCTCCTCGTGTTCCCGCAGGTGATCCTCGGCGGGGTGTTCATGCCGCGCGAGGACATGCCCGAGGTGCTGTCGGCAGTCTCCGATGTGCTGCCGGCGCGCTGGTGCTTGCCTCGTGCACGCTCCGACGGCGCACCCGGGAGGCTCCGCTACGATCGACGCATGACCGCAGCACCGACCGCAGCCCAGCCGAGCACCCCCGACGTTCTTACGCCCGAGTACTTTTTGGAGATCGCCGATCACACCCTGCTCGCGAGCGGGACCACGGCGGATCAGCTCGACGCCTTCCTCGCCGACGCCGCTGACCTCGGCGTGAAGCGGGTGTGCGTGAGCCCCTCGCTGCTGCCGGCGAAGGATCGCGGCCTCGAGATCGTCACGGTCGTCGGGTTCCCCTCCGGTGCGCACCACGCCGACATTAAGGCTGCCGAGGCGGCGCGCGCCGTCGGCGACGGTGCCGAGGAGATCGACATGGTCGTCAACCTCGGCCTCGTACGGGCCGGACGCTGGGACGACGTGGCACTCGAGATCCGCGCGGTGCGCGACGCGTGCCCCGGCCGCGTGCTCAAGGTGATCCTGGAGACGGCGTCGCTCACCGATGAGCAGATCGTCGGCGCCTGCCGGGCAGCGGAGACCGGGGGAGCGGACTTCGTGAAGACCTCGACGGGCTTCCACGCCGACGGAGGGGCGAGCGTCCACGCCGTGCGTCTCATGGCCGACACGGTCGGCGGCCGCCTGGGCATCAAGGCCTCAGGAGGGGTGCGCACGGCCGCCGCCGTACGCGAGCTCTGGAACGCGGGGGCCACCCGGTTCGGCGTTTCAGGCACCGCCGCGATCCTCGCGGACTGGGACGCCGACGCCGACGCCGACGCCGACGCGACCGCTGCAGGCCCCGGCGCCTACTGAGGCGACACGCTCACGCGGTGCGCTGGGGTGGACGGAGCGCCGCGACCGCCTCGGTGAACATCTCGCGCGAGCGTTCAGGGCTCACGCCGAGGTCGCGCATCTGCTCGGCCGCGTCGAGGGCGATACGGCGGGCTGCCGCACCGACCGGGTCTTCGTCGAGTGAGACGAAGGTGCCTGCTCTGCCGCGTCCCTCGATGACGCCGGCGCCCTCGAGTGAGCGGTACGCTGCGGCGACGGTGTTGACGGCGACGTCGACGTGCCCCGCGAGCGCCCGGATAGTGGGCAGTTTCTGTCCCGGCAGGAGCCGACCGTCCGCGAGCGCCTGCACGACCGCGTCGTGCATCTGGCGGAACGGCGGTGTCTCGGCGGTCGGGTCGACGGAGAACACGTGGAGCGGATCGTGATCCTGCGCTACATCGGGCATGCTCACCAGGGTATGCGATCGCGCACTAGACTCGTGCGCATGCGACTCGGCGTGATCGATGTGGGATCCAACACCGTCCACCTGCTCGTGGTGGATGCCCACCCCGGTGCAAGCCCAATCCCGTACCACTCGCAGCGCAGCACCGTCAGGCTGATGCGGTACCTCGACGACGACGGCGCGATCACGGAGGAGGGCGTCCGCCTCATCGTCGACGCCATCAAGGAGTCGAGCGTGAAGGCACAAGAGATCGGGGTCGACGACGTGATCTCGACGGCGACGTCGGCGTTGCGCGAGGCGGCGAACGGCGAGGAGGTGCTCGCGCGGATCACGCGGGAGACGGGCATGGTGCTGCGCGTGCTCTCCGGTGAGGACGAGGCGAGGATCACGATGCTCGCGGTGCGGCGGTGGCTCGGCTGGTCTGCGGGCGAGGTGCTGCTCTTCGACATCGGCGGCGGATCGTTCGAGATCGCGCAGGGCGCGGACGAGTACCCGGACGTGCAGGTGTCGCTGCCTCTCGGTGCCGGGCGCTCGACGATCAACTTCCTCCGTGAGGATCCGCCGCAGCGCGAGGCGATCTCCGCCCTGCGCGCGCACGCGCGTGCCGAGTTCACGCGCGTGCGCGACGAGCTGTTCGCCGACCGGCCGAAGCCGAAGCGCGTCGTGGGCACGTCGAAGACGATCCGCTCGCTCGGCAGGCTCATCGGAGGCCCGTCTGATCCGGTGACGGGCGATCTGTCTCAGCTGCACTACACCGGGCTGCGCGAGTGGGAACCGACGCTTCGGCAGATGCCCGGCGAGGTGCGCGAGTATCTGCCGGGGATCACCCCCGAGCGCGGGTACCAGATCCTGGCGGGGGCGGTCGTGCTGCGCACGGCGATGAAGGTGTTCGGCGTGTCGACGCTCACGGTCTCGCCCTGGGCGCTGCGCGAGGGCATCGTGCTCAGGTACATCGATGCGCTCGACGGGCGGGGAGCGGACCCGGTCGAGCACCTCGCGTAGTCGCCCCGGCACCCCCGTTTGTAGGAATACGACGGACGCCTGTCCGCGGATGACCAGGTCAGGTGTCAGATTGGCATCGGTTCTGCGTGCCGCTTTCGTCTGGGGAAAGGCACCTGGAATGATGATCTCTTAGCGCGGTATGCGTACGTCAGATATAGGACTTGCGAGGGAGCAGGGTGTTGAAAATCTCGAAAACGACTCAGGTACTGGGTGGCATTGCCGCCGCAGGGCTCGCCTTCGGCCTCAGCGGCTGTGGGCAGGCTCCCGAAGAATCGGGCGGGGAGGCCTCGGCGGATGTCGTGGAGGGCTTCAAGCCCTGCATGGTCTCCGATGAGGGCGGCTTCGATGATCGCTCGTTCAATCAGCTCGGCTTCGAGGGGCTGACGAAGGCCGCTGATGAGCTCGGCATCGAGTACACGCAGACCGAGTCGCAGAACTCGAGCGACTACGCGGGCAACCTCGACGGTCTCG
It encodes the following:
- the deoC gene encoding deoxyribose-phosphate aldolase, encoding MFHSRGSPTECSLGEPAPRGGLGTALGLLTSAFAQTEFQAVQFMPLLVFPQVILGGVFMPREDMPEVLSAVSDVLPARWCLPRARSDGAPGRLRYDRRMTAAPTAAQPSTPDVLTPEYFLEIADHTLLASGTTADQLDAFLADAADLGVKRVCVSPSLLPAKDRGLEIVTVVGFPSGAHHADIKAAEAARAVGDGAEEIDMVVNLGLVRAGRWDDVALEIRAVRDACPGRVLKVILETASLTDEQIVGACRAAETGGADFVKTSTGFHADGGASVHAVRLMADTVGGRLGIKASGGVRTAAAVRELWNAGATRFGVSGTAAILADWDADADADADATAAGPGAY
- a CDS encoding GntR family transcriptional regulator; translation: MPDVAQDHDPLHVFSVDPTAETPPFRQMHDAVVQALADGRLLPGQKLPTIRALAGHVDVAVNTVAAAYRSLEGAGVIEGRGRAGTFVSLDEDPVGAAARRIALDAAEQMRDLGVSPERSREMFTEAVAALRPPQRTA
- a CDS encoding Ppx/GppA phosphatase family protein: MRLGVIDVGSNTVHLLVVDAHPGASPIPYHSQRSTVRLMRYLDDDGAITEEGVRLIVDAIKESSVKAQEIGVDDVISTATSALREAANGEEVLARITRETGMVLRVLSGEDEARITMLAVRRWLGWSAGEVLLFDIGGGSFEIAQGADEYPDVQVSLPLGAGRSTINFLREDPPQREAISALRAHARAEFTRVRDELFADRPKPKRVVGTSKTIRSLGRLIGGPSDPVTGDLSQLHYTGLREWEPTLRQMPGEVREYLPGITPERGYQILAGAVVLRTAMKVFGVSTLTVSPWALREGIVLRYIDALDGRGADPVEHLA